The following are encoded together in the Poseidonibacter lekithochrous genome:
- a CDS encoding DUF1538 domain-containing protein, whose amino-acid sequence MMQFNFFLKLLKESFRDLIPIVVVILFFQLAIIQAVPEGWVSTAIGLCIVGVGLAIFLQGLEIGIFPVGEGLARDFAKHGTMLWVLFFGFLIGFGTTIAEPALAVIADKAASISSGRIDATILRMVVAGSVGFAIFLGVFRIYKGHPIHYYIITGYLLVVSVTFFAPQEIIGLAYDLGGVTTSTVTVPLVAALGIGLASTIKGRNPVIDGFGLIAFASLTPMIFVQIYGIAVYNLVDAKDVVGVVVEATVSSNTTISISSVLSGIASVVKDVAPILFIILFFQYAVLKKKIDNIKTVFLGFGLVIIGLYAFILGLEMGLFSLGETMAYQLTKSDSVMMIYAFAFAIGFSTTMAEPALMAIAKKAKDISDGKINDFALRLFVAAGVAIGIALGAFRIVDGGHIHYYIIVGYLTVIILTFIAPKYIIPIAYDSGGVTTSTVTVPLVAALGIGLATNIEGRSPLIDGFGLIAFASLFPMITVMIYGILTEKFGVKSDTQIEEEELLKDTLIDAENMDLATVNIDGSHVRHSLSLEFSAVVIIVPVDKKLDAISAAHKAGASGVTVLRADGIGLEEMDNFFRTSFEANDTLLLFLLPKYLVNEVIKSIIHSLHLTTSGKGVAFAFPLTHMKGISLSKEDIFKEEAYQVNLNKEEPMSCVGDDLDSEPHDSNKEPSKSK is encoded by the coding sequence ATGATGCAATTTAACTTCTTTTTGAAGCTATTAAAGGAATCGTTTAGGGATTTAATCCCAATTGTTGTAGTGATACTGTTTTTTCAATTAGCAATTATCCAAGCTGTACCTGAGGGGTGGGTTAGCACGGCAATTGGTTTATGTATTGTAGGTGTTGGTCTTGCAATATTCTTACAAGGTTTAGAGATAGGGATTTTCCCAGTTGGTGAAGGTTTAGCAAGGGATTTTGCTAAGCATGGAACTATGTTATGGGTATTATTCTTTGGATTTTTAATTGGATTTGGTACTACAATTGCAGAACCTGCTCTTGCAGTTATTGCTGATAAGGCTGCTTCTATATCAAGTGGAAGAATAGATGCTACTATTCTGCGAATGGTTGTTGCTGGATCGGTTGGATTTGCTATATTCTTAGGGGTTTTTAGAATATACAAAGGTCACCCAATCCATTACTACATTATTACTGGATATTTATTAGTTGTAAGTGTTACTTTCTTTGCACCACAAGAAATTATTGGTTTAGCATACGATTTAGGTGGAGTTACTACGTCAACTGTAACCGTACCATTAGTTGCTGCACTTGGTATTGGTTTAGCTTCTACAATTAAAGGTAGAAATCCTGTAATTGATGGATTTGGTCTTATTGCTTTTGCTTCATTAACACCTATGATTTTTGTACAGATTTATGGTATTGCTGTATATAATCTTGTAGATGCTAAGGATGTTGTGGGTGTTGTTGTTGAAGCTACTGTTTCTTCTAATACAACAATTTCTATATCTTCAGTACTTTCTGGAATTGCATCTGTTGTAAAAGATGTTGCGCCTATTTTATTTATTATTCTTTTCTTCCAATATGCTGTATTAAAAAAGAAAATTGATAATATTAAAACTGTATTCTTAGGATTTGGACTTGTAATCATTGGATTATATGCATTTATTCTTGGACTTGAAATGGGTCTATTCTCACTTGGTGAGACAATGGCATATCAATTAACAAAATCTGATTCTGTAATGATGATTTATGCATTTGCTTTTGCAATTGGTTTCTCAACTACAATGGCAGAACCAGCTTTAATGGCAATTGCAAAAAAAGCAAAAGATATTTCAGATGGTAAGATCAATGATTTTGCATTAAGATTATTTGTTGCAGCTGGTGTTGCAATAGGTATTGCTTTAGGTGCATTTAGAATTGTTGATGGTGGACATATTCACTACTACATTATTGTTGGATATTTAACTGTAATTATTCTTACTTTTATTGCTCCAAAATACATTATTCCAATTGCATACGATTCAGGTGGGGTTACTACTTCAACTGTAACAGTTCCATTAGTTGCAGCTCTTGGTATTGGACTTGCTACAAATATTGAAGGAAGATCTCCTTTAATTGATGGATTTGGTCTTATTGCTTTTGCATCATTATTCCCAATGATTACTGTAATGATTTATGGTATTTTAACTGAGAAATTTGGTGTTAAATCTGATACTCAAATTGAAGAAGAAGAGTTATTAAAAGATACTTTAATTGATGCTGAAAATATGGATTTAGCAACTGTTAATATTGATGGATCTCATGTTAGACACTCTTTATCTTTAGAGTTCTCAGCAGTAGTTATTATTGTGCCAGTTGATAAAAAACTTGATGCAATTTCAGCAGCTCATAAAGCTGGTGCTTCAGGAGTTACTGTATTAAGAGCTGATGGTATTGGTCTTGAAGAAATGGATAACTTCTTTAGAACATCATTTGAAGCTAATGATACATTGTTATTATTTTTATTACCAAAATATTTAGTAAATGAAGTTATAAAATCAATTATTCATTCTCTTCACCTTACTACAAGTGGTAAAGGGGTTGCTTTTGCATTCCCATTAACTCATATGAAAGGTATCTCTTTATCTAAAGAAGATATTTTTAAAGAAGAAGCTTATCAAGTAAATTTAAATAAAGAAGAACCAATGTCTTGCGTTGGTGATGATTTGGACAGTGAACCTCATGATTCAAACAAAGAACCTTCAAAGTCTAAGTGA
- a CDS encoding 2-isopropylmalate synthase: MDKNRIIVFDTTLRDGEQSPGCSMNTEEKIKVALQLEKLGVDVIEAGFAAASPGDFDAVSRIAEQVKNSSICSLSRAIENDIKQSGLAVSKAPLHRIHTFIATSPIHMKYKLKMSEAEVIKRAVHAVEYARTFVDDVEFSLEDAGRSEIPFMKEVMDAVIAAGASTINLPDTVGYRLPHELGAMVKELSDFAGDRAIISVHNHNDLGLATANTLASVMNGARQIEVTMNGLGERAGNSALEEAVMAIKTRKDAFGELYTGINTPELYPTSRLVATITGVEPQQNKAIVGKNAFAHESGIHQDGMLKNNETYEIMRPEDVGVFKESTLILGKHSGRAAFRDKIEHLGFDKVSDEELNAAFERFKILADKKKDVTDDDIRMLITDESLNQDKTYELVGLQISDCSNGMPMAAVSIKHNDSVMQDANIGDGTMDAIFKTIDRLTGITGELNDYKVTSVSEGKDALAKVTTRVTFDKNSPSFVGHGLSIDTMLATAKAYLGSVNSYISQKERLSKSTEHQV; this comes from the coding sequence ATGGATAAAAATAGAATTATAGTATTTGATACGACATTAAGAGATGGTGAGCAATCTCCTGGTTGTTCTATGAACACAGAAGAAAAAATCAAAGTTGCATTACAATTAGAAAAATTAGGTGTTGATGTAATTGAAGCAGGTTTTGCTGCTGCATCTCCTGGAGATTTTGACGCAGTTTCTAGAATTGCTGAGCAAGTTAAGAACTCATCAATCTGTTCATTATCAAGAGCAATTGAAAATGATATTAAACAATCAGGTTTAGCAGTTTCAAAAGCTCCATTACATAGAATTCATACATTTATTGCTACTTCACCAATTCACATGAAATATAAATTAAAAATGAGTGAAGCAGAAGTTATCAAAAGAGCAGTTCATGCAGTTGAATATGCAAGAACATTTGTTGATGATGTTGAGTTTTCATTAGAAGATGCAGGTAGATCTGAAATTCCATTTATGAAAGAAGTAATGGATGCCGTAATTGCTGCTGGTGCTTCAACAATTAACTTACCTGATACAGTTGGATATAGATTACCACATGAATTAGGTGCAATGGTAAAAGAATTATCTGATTTTGCAGGTGATAGAGCAATTATTTCTGTACATAACCATAATGACTTAGGATTAGCAACTGCAAATACTTTAGCATCAGTAATGAACGGTGCTAGACAAATTGAAGTTACAATGAATGGTTTAGGTGAGAGAGCTGGAAATTCTGCTTTAGAAGAGGCTGTAATGGCTATTAAAACTAGAAAAGATGCTTTTGGTGAATTATATACAGGGATTAATACTCCTGAGTTATATCCAACTTCTAGATTAGTTGCAACTATTACAGGTGTTGAACCACAACAAAATAAAGCAATTGTTGGTAAAAATGCATTTGCACATGAAAGTGGAATTCACCAAGATGGTATGTTGAAAAATAATGAAACATACGAAATTATGAGACCAGAAGATGTAGGTGTATTTAAAGAATCTACATTAATCTTAGGAAAACATTCAGGTCGTGCTGCATTTAGAGACAAAATCGAACATTTAGGTTTTGATAAAGTTTCTGATGAAGAATTAAATGCTGCTTTTGAAAGATTCAAAATTTTAGCTGATAAGAAAAAAGATGTTACTGATGATGATATTAGAATGTTAATCACAGATGAATCATTAAATCAAGACAAAACTTATGAATTAGTTGGATTACAAATCTCTGACTGTTCAAACGGTATGCCAATGGCAGCTGTATCTATAAAACATAACGATAGCGTAATGCAAGATGCAAATATCGGTGATGGTACAATGGATGCTATCTTTAAAACTATTGATAGATTAACTGGTATTACTGGTGAATTAAATGATTATAAAGTAACTTCTGTATCTGAAGGTAAAGATGCATTAGCAAAAGTAACTACAAGAGTTACATTTGATAAGAACTCTCCTTCATTCGTAGGACATGGATTAAGTATTGATACTATGTTAGCAACTGCAAAAGCTTATTTAGGTTCTGTTAATTCATACATTTCTCAAAAAGAAAGACTTTCTAAAAGTACTGAACACCAAGTATAA
- a CDS encoding thioredoxin family protein — MIQTKNLQSLSDSINTGEPVLIYFSGENCSVCKVLKPKIEESIKSNFSKFTMYEVKTDIHKEITSHFTVFSIPTILVFFDKKEFFRKGRNLSVPLFIEEIRRPYNLMCE; from the coding sequence ATGATTCAAACAAAGAACCTTCAAAGTCTAAGTGATAGTATTAATACAGGGGAACCTGTATTAATCTATTTTTCCGGAGAAAATTGTTCAGTTTGTAAGGTCTTAAAACCTAAAATTGAAGAATCTATTAAATCAAACTTTTCAAAATTTACAATGTATGAGGTTAAAACTGATATACATAAAGAAATCACAAGTCATTTTACGGTATTTTCTATACCTACTATATTGGTATTCTTTGATAAAAAAGAGTTTTTCAGAAAAGGCAGAAACCTATCTGTACCTTTATTTATTGAGGAAATTAGAAGACCATAT
- a CDS encoding diguanylate cyclase, giving the protein MKKINKELLSNLTVLYVEDEEMIRDEICYFFKKYVKNFHVAKNGLEGLDSYLEYKPDLIITDIQMPKMNGLEMLKKIENKNIPVIITTAYSDIDYFLKAIELNVNKFVIKPIDLMELVFAIQDCVISDHMQDKLFEKENLLRIVDENVLISITDSKGNIIDASHAFCEFVEYTKDELIGKSHSILKHEDTPSHFYEKMWEKITSGNVFKSEIRNRKKNGDIYWANLTITPVFKEDKIVNFTAIRQDITSAKKLELLSIEDDLTKLYNRRYFNKIIDKEIRRVKRDNSILSLLTLDIDYFKKYNDTYGHPQGDKALIEVARVLKESTLRATDYSFRMGGEEFSIIFSGVEIEESLHYSQEIVKKIESLHLEHTTNIASKYLTISAGLIVLNSDELDSVESLYKYSDEALYEAKVKGRNQVVLSKNSK; this is encoded by the coding sequence GTGAAAAAAATTAACAAAGAACTTTTATCAAATCTTACTGTGCTTTATGTTGAAGATGAAGAAATGATCAGAGATGAAATCTGCTATTTTTTCAAAAAATATGTAAAGAATTTCCATGTAGCAAAAAATGGATTAGAAGGATTAGATTCATATTTAGAATATAAACCTGACTTAATCATAACAGATATCCAAATGCCTAAAATGAATGGCTTGGAAATGCTGAAAAAAATTGAGAATAAAAATATACCCGTAATTATCACTACTGCATATTCTGATATAGATTACTTTTTAAAAGCAATAGAATTAAATGTTAATAAATTTGTAATTAAACCAATAGATTTAATGGAATTAGTTTTTGCTATTCAAGACTGTGTAATATCTGATCATATGCAAGATAAATTATTTGAAAAAGAAAACTTACTAAGAATTGTTGATGAAAATGTTTTAATTTCAATTACTGATAGTAAAGGTAATATAATCGACGCAAGTCATGCATTTTGTGAGTTTGTTGAATATACAAAAGATGAATTAATTGGAAAAAGTCATAGTATTTTAAAACATGAAGATACTCCATCCCATTTTTATGAAAAAATGTGGGAAAAAATAACTTCTGGAAATGTATTTAAATCTGAGATTAGAAATAGAAAGAAAAATGGTGATATTTATTGGGCAAATCTTACAATAACACCTGTATTCAAAGAAGATAAAATTGTTAACTTTACGGCAATTAGACAGGATATTACAAGTGCTAAAAAATTAGAGTTATTATCAATAGAAGATGATCTAACAAAACTTTATAATAGAAGATATTTTAATAAAATTATTGATAAAGAAATAAGAAGAGTAAAAAGAGATAACTCAATATTAAGTTTACTTACTTTAGATATTGATTATTTTAAAAAATATAATGATACTTATGGACATCCTCAAGGAGATAAGGCTTTAATTGAAGTTGCTAGGGTTTTAAAAGAATCAACACTTCGAGCTACTGATTACTCTTTTAGAATGGGTGGAGAAGAGTTCTCAATAATTTTCTCTGGTGTTGAAATAGAAGAGTCTCTTCATTATTCACAAGAAATAGTAAAAAAAATTGAATCATTACATCTTGAACATACTACTAACATAGCAAGTAAATATCTTACTATCTCAGCTGGATTAATTGTTTTAAATAGTGATGAATTAGATAGTGTAGAGTCTTTATATAAATATTCAGATGAAGCTTTGTATGAAGCAAAAGTTAAAGGTAGAAATCAAGTAGTATTATCAAAAAACTCAAAATAA
- a CDS encoding ATP-binding protein, with translation MKNFSIKIKLIIIFILIKIIPLLIITYISYEGILKLDKYLNTNVKYLFNQSKEIIIRTADASINDSIKNLDKKSQLTMERISYEIANNLADFLYQRDEDITFLSKLDLNQKILENFYESKNRNIITHGKYKYDEKSSIWISNEKIQSTKREEFEILDDNKRNFNFTDPQNLKLKKMPIYKEVVYFDLKGNEIYKVSSINKKLLNISIKTNTYINSEEYFNKIKTLEKDNIYVSNVIGEYVPSKIIGSFTKEKAKKSNINFEPQKSAYAGTENPLGKKFEAIIRYIKPIYKDNKKIGYISLALDHEHVMQFTDTSNPTSSNIKQNISDASKGNYAFMWDNEGRNISHPRDYFIVGYDSSTGKPQMPWLSAKTNKEFEASNQNINEFLNNYKTFDNQSLKEKPNIKQLKEKGYVGLDCRYLNFAPQCQGWMQVTQNGGYGSFLIYWSNVWKLTTAATIPYYTGQYANSKRGFGFITIGANVEEFHAAANKTKVDVNKILEEQSNKMKMIINDNELQIEKVIMSLLNELTIVTILMLLIIIVIALWLSSYISKKIEKLLIGTTQFANNDLDYRIKITSQDEIGKLEKSFNTMAIKIQTLLEKEKKLNESLEQKVETEIKKQREQEQILIQQSRFASMGEMIGNIAHQWRQPLNALGLVIQNIQVSYKMGDLDEKFLDNSVKKANLLTSSMSNTIDDFRSFFKTNKIIEQFDLHDSIEDSLELIESTYNYHEIKLVKNYLDKHIIINGYKNEFSQALLNLLNNAKDALSNIDLENKEVVISLYIENNNAIIDISDNAGGIPALVIDKIFDPYFTTKEEGKGTGIGLYMSKVIIENNMNAKLIAKNENKGALFKIIIPIQDNAENKN, from the coding sequence ATGAAAAACTTCTCCATAAAAATTAAACTTATTATAATTTTTATTTTAATAAAAATAATCCCTTTATTAATAATTACATATATCTCATATGAAGGTATTCTAAAATTAGATAAATATCTTAATACAAATGTAAAATATCTATTTAATCAAAGTAAAGAAATTATTATACGAACTGCTGACGCTTCTATAAATGATAGTATTAAAAATCTCGATAAAAAATCACAACTTACAATGGAGAGAATATCTTATGAAATAGCTAATAATTTAGCTGACTTTTTATATCAAAGAGATGAGGATATTACATTTTTATCAAAACTGGATTTAAATCAAAAAATATTAGAAAATTTTTATGAAAGTAAAAACCGTAATATTATTACTCATGGTAAATATAAATATGATGAAAAGAGTAGTATCTGGATAAGTAATGAAAAAATTCAAAGTACAAAAAGAGAAGAGTTTGAAATACTTGATGATAATAAAAGAAATTTTAATTTTACAGACCCTCAGAATCTTAAGCTTAAAAAAATGCCAATTTATAAAGAAGTGGTTTATTTTGATTTAAAAGGTAATGAAATATATAAGGTTTCAAGTATTAATAAGAAGTTATTGAATATCTCGATAAAAACAAATACTTATATTAATTCAGAAGAATATTTTAATAAAATTAAGACTTTAGAAAAAGATAATATTTATGTTTCAAATGTAATTGGAGAGTATGTACCAAGTAAAATAATTGGTAGTTTTACAAAAGAAAAAGCTAAAAAATCTAATATTAACTTTGAACCACAAAAGAGTGCCTATGCTGGAACAGAAAATCCCTTAGGTAAAAAATTCGAAGCAATTATTCGATATATAAAACCTATTTACAAAGATAATAAGAAAATTGGATACATATCATTAGCATTAGATCATGAACATGTTATGCAGTTTACAGATACTTCTAACCCAACATCTTCTAATATTAAACAAAATATATCTGATGCAAGTAAAGGTAATTACGCTTTTATGTGGGATAATGAAGGTCGTAATATTTCTCATCCTAGGGATTATTTTATTGTTGGTTATGATTCTAGTACAGGTAAACCTCAAATGCCTTGGTTAAGTGCTAAAACAAATAAAGAGTTTGAAGCTTCAAATCAGAATATTAATGAATTTTTAAATAATTATAAGACTTTTGATAATCAAAGTTTAAAAGAAAAACCAAATATAAAACAATTAAAAGAAAAAGGTTATGTAGGTTTAGATTGTAGATATTTAAATTTTGCACCTCAATGTCAAGGTTGGATGCAGGTAACACAAAATGGAGGATATGGATCTTTTTTAATTTATTGGAGTAATGTTTGGAAATTAACAACTGCTGCGACAATACCATATTATACGGGACAATATGCTAATAGTAAAAGAGGTTTTGGATTTATAACAATTGGAGCTAATGTTGAAGAGTTTCATGCCGCTGCAAATAAAACAAAAGTTGATGTTAATAAAATATTAGAAGAACAATCTAATAAAATGAAGATGATAATAAATGACAATGAATTACAAATTGAAAAAGTGATTATGTCTTTATTAAATGAATTAACTATTGTAACAATATTAATGCTTCTAATTATTATTGTAATTGCCTTATGGTTATCAAGTTATATTAGTAAAAAAATTGAAAAACTTTTAATTGGAACTACTCAATTTGCCAATAATGACTTAGATTATAGAATTAAAATAACTTCTCAAGATGAAATTGGGAAATTAGAAAAATCCTTCAATACTATGGCAATCAAAATTCAAACTTTACTTGAAAAAGAAAAAAAATTAAATGAAAGTCTTGAACAAAAAGTTGAAACTGAAATTAAAAAACAAAGAGAACAAGAACAAATATTAATACAACAATCTAGATTTGCAAGTATGGGGGAGATGATTGGTAATATTGCACATCAATGGAGACAACCACTAAATGCATTAGGTCTTGTTATTCAAAATATTCAAGTCTCATATAAAATGGGAGATTTAGATGAAAAGTTTTTAGATAACTCTGTAAAAAAAGCAAATTTACTTACCTCTTCAATGTCAAATACTATTGATGACTTTAGAAGTTTTTTTAAAACAAATAAGATAATAGAACAATTTGATCTTCATGATTCAATTGAGGATAGTTTGGAGTTAATAGAATCAACATATAATTATCATGAGATTAAACTTGTTAAAAATTATTTGGATAAACATATAATTATTAATGGTTATAAAAATGAATTCTCACAAGCTTTATTAAATTTATTGAATAATGCAAAAGATGCACTTTCAAATATTGACTTAGAAAATAAAGAAGTTGTAATATCTTTATATATTGAAAATAATAATGCTATTATTGATATATCTGATAATGCGGGTGGAATACCTGCTTTAGTTATAGATAAGATATTTGATCCCTATTTTACCACAAAAGAAGAAGGTAAAGGAACAGGAATTGGTCTTTATATGAGTAAGGTAATTATAGAAAATAATATGAATGCAAAACTTATTGCAAAGAATGAAAATAAGGGTGCTTTATTCAAAATAATTATTCCAATACAAGATAATGCCGAAAATAAAAATTAA